Below is a window of Bacteroides sp. DNA.
TACCCCTTGCGATACAGAAAATGTCACCTACCAGGGTTTTGTGGCAGGCTTAATGCAATCCCATTGCAATAGTTGCCATAACGCCTCTAACCCTTCAGGCAATGTGATGACTGATACTTACAACAACCTTATGGTCATCGTGAATAACGGGAAATTGAATGGAGCCATAAACCATCTGTCAGGTTTTTCACCCATGCCTAAGGGAGGAAATAAACTCCCCGATTGCGATCTTCAGAAGATTGCAGCCTGGATTGAAGCAGGAAGCCCGCAATAGAAAAATAACCCTTAAAAAAATTAGCATGATGAGCAAATTATTTAAAATACTTTCAGGCCTTCTTTTGGTAGGACTGATTGCAGGTCTTGCAGTCTACTTTTTTGTGTATAACAAACCCCATGTAAATTATGAGAAAGCAAAACCTGAAATGAGCATTTCTGGTGAAACTTTATATATGGACTATTTGCAGGATGAAGAATCCGCAAACCAGACCTATACCGGTAAAGTTGTTCAAATTGATGGTGTCCTTTATGGAACGGAAACAGCAGGTGAACTGACCATTGCAATGTTTTCATTCGGCGAGGGTATGTTCGGACCGGAAGGCGTCCGTTGTACCATGCTCGAAAACCATGCCGCCACCATCAGTGAGGTGGGTGATGGAACTCAACTCACCATCAAAGGATATGTTACCGGATTTAACGGAACCGATGTGATCATGGAAAACTGCTCCATCGTGGATTAATTCTTTTTTTGTTTAACCAATTTTGATGCTTTATGAAAAAAAATCAAATGCTAATCGCCTTCCTGTTATTGTTAATGAGTACGAGTCTTATGGCTCAGCCTTATATCACCCGCAACGGTTATATCCGGTTCTATTCGGAAGCTCCGCTCGAGAATATTGAAGCCGTCAATCGCCAGGTGAACAGTGCCCTGAACCCAACTACCGGTGAGTTTGTGTTCCGGGTGCTTATGCGCTCTTTTAATTTTGAAAAGGCCCTGATGCAGGAA
It encodes the following:
- a CDS encoding cytochrome c encodes the protein MEYQIIKSSKFRNLPGILPAIFFLLLFSGCYYDSEEYLYPGNTPCDTENVTYQGFVAGLMQSHCNSCHNASNPSGNVMTDTYNNLMVIVNNGKLNGAINHLSGFSPMPKGGNKLPDCDLQKIAAWIEAGSPQ